In the genome of Streptomyces fagopyri, the window AGCCGTCTACGGTCGGCTGCAACGCATGTCGCTCGCCTTCTTCACCCGCACCCGCACCGGAGAGGTCCAGTCCCGCATCGCCAACGACATCGGCGGCATGCAGGCGACCGTGACCTCCACCGCGACCTCCTTGGTCTCCAACCTCACCAGCGTCGTCGCCACGATCATCGCGATGATCGCCCTCGACTGGCGGCTCACCGTCGTCTCACTGCTCCTGCTGCCGGTCTTCGTGTGGATCAGCCGCCGCGTGGGCAACGAACGCAAGAAGATCGCCACCGAGCGGCAGAAGCAGATGGCCGCGATGGCCGCGACCGTCACCGAGTCCCTCTCCGTCAGCGGCATCCTGCTCGGCCGCACGATGGGCCGCGGCGATTCGCTCACCCGGGCCTTCGAGGCCGAGTCGGACGGCCTGGTCGACCTCGAGGTGAAGTCGAACATGGCGGGGCGCTGGCGGATGTCCGTCATCGGCATCGTGATGGCCGCCATGCCCGCCGTCATCTACTGGGCCGCCGGCATGGCCGTCCAGTTCGGCGGCCCGTCCGTCTCGCTGGGTACGCTCGTTGCCTTCGTCTCGCTCCAACAGGGCCTGTTCCGCCCGACGGTGAGCCTGCTGTCCACCGGTGTCCAGATCCAGACCTCGCTCGCGCTCTTCCAGCGCATCTTCGAGTACCTGGACCTGTCCATCGACATCACCGAGCCGGAGAGCCCGGTCCACCTCGACCAGGTCAAGGGCGAGATCCGCTTCGAGGACGTCGAGTTCCGCTACGACGACAAGAGCGGTCCGATCCTCGACGGCATCGACATCACGGTGCCCGCCGGCGGCAGCCTCGCCGTCGTCGGGCCGACCGGTTCCGGTAAATCCACGCTCAGCTACCTGGTGCCCAGGCTGTACGACGTCACGGGCGGCCGCGTCACGCTCGACGGGATCGACGTGCGCGACCTGGACTTCGACTCCCTCGCGCGGGGAATCGGCGTCGTCTCCCAGGAGACGTACCTCTTCCACGCCTCGGTCGCGGACAACCTGCGCTTCGCCAGGCCGGACGCCACCGACGAGGAACTGCGGGCGGCGGCGCGGGCGGCGCAGATCCACGACCACATCGCGTCGCTGCCCGACGGATACGACACGGTGGTGGGTGAGCGCGGCCACCGCTTCTCCGGCGGGGAGAAACAGCGCCTGGCCATCGCGCGCACCATCCTGCGTGACCCGCCGGTGCTCATCCTCGACGAGGCGACCAGCGCCCTGGACACCCGCACGGAGCACGCGGTCCAGGAGGCGATCGACGCACTGTCGGCCAACCGGACCACGCTCACCATCGCGCACCGGCTGTCCACCATCCGGGGCGCGGACCAGATCGTGGTCCTGGATTCCGGCCACGCGGTCGAACGCGGCACGCACGAGGAGCTGTTGGCGCGAGGCGGGCGGTACGCGGCCCTCGTCCGCCGGGACGCCCAACTGGAGCCGACTAGATGACGATATGCCGGGTTTATGGCTATTAGCGGGTTACCGTGCCCGCATGCAGAAGAAGACTCCGCGACGGAGCATGATTCGACTGACGCGCCGGGGCCGGGTCGCCCTCGTCGCGACCGGAGCCGTCGTGGCGGTCACCGCCGTGGCGGTGCCGCTGCTGATCGTCGGAGGCGAGGAGGCGCCGCGCGCGTCCCTCGTGATCCCGGAGGGCTGGCGCTCGGGCCAGGTCTACCGGGCCGTCGACGAGGCGCTCGCCCTGCACCCGGGCGCCACCAAGAAGTCCCTGGCCAAGGCTCATCTGAAACTGCCCGACGTCGCGGCGGGCAACCCCGAGGGATACCTGTTCCCGGCGACGTACCCGGTCGACGCGGAGGCGACGCCGGAGTCACTGCTGCGCTTCATGGTCGACACGGCCTACAAGAGATTCCACAGAAGCCCGATCACCGCGGGAGCCCAGCGCAACGCGATGGACGTCTATCAGGTGGTCACCATCGCGAGCATCGTCCAGGCGGAGGCGGCCACCAAGGCCGACATGGGCAAGGTGGCCCGGGTGATCTTCAACCGGCTCCAGCAGGGCATGCCGCTGCAGATGGACTCCACGCTCAACTACGCGCTGAACCGGTCCACTCTGAACACGACCACGAACGACACGAAGCTCAAGAGCCCCTACAACTCCTACGAGCGCATGGGTCTGCCGCCCACACCCATCGCCAACCCCGGCGAGCAGGCGATGCGCGCCGCGATCAATCCGACCCCGGGCGACTGGCTGTACTTCGTCACCGTCAAGCCGGGCGACACCCGCTTCACGGCCAGTTACGAGGAGCATCAGAGAAACGTCGCAGAATTCAACCGGACCAACCGGACGAGCGGGTCGTCGGCCCCGACGTCGTCCGGCTGAACGGTGGCCGTGCGGGGGTGTCAGGCGCCGGCCGGCACTCCGGCCAGCAGCCGCCTGATGTCCCGTACCGCCGCGCGTCCGGCCCGGTTGGCGCCGACGGTGCTGGCGGACGGCCCGTAGCCGACCAGATGGATCCGTGGATCGGCCGCCGCACGGGTGCCCTCGACGCGGATACCGCCGCCGGGTTCGCGCAGCCGCAGTGGCGCGAGATGGTCGATGGCGGCGCGGAAGCCGGTCGCCCACAGGATGACGTCCGCGGCCACGCGGTGTCCGTCGGCCCACTCCACGCCGTCCGGAGTGATCCGGTCGAACATCGGTTTGCGGTCCAGGACACCGTCGGCGAGGGCCTGGCGGATCGCGTCGTTCAAGGGCAGCCCCGTGACCGAGACGACGCTCTTGGGCGGCAGCCCCTGCCGTACGCGTTCCTCGACGAGTGCGACGGCGGCCCGGCCGAAGTCCTCGGTGAACGGTCCCTCGCGGAAGACGGGCGGTGTCCGCGTCACCCAGGTGGTCGCGGCCGCGTAAGGGGCGATCTCCATCAGATGCTGGGTGCCGGACGCGCCGCCGCCCACGACGACCACCCGCTGCCCGGCGAACTCCTCGGGTCCGGGGTACTGCGCCGTGTGCAACTGCCGTCCGCGGAAGGTCTCCTGTCCCGGATAGCGCGGCCAGAACGGCCGGTCCCAGGTGCCCGTCGCGTTGATCAGCGCCCGCGCCGACCACATGCCGTCGGAGGTCTCGACGAGCAGTCGCCCCTCGGCGCCCTCCCGG includes:
- a CDS encoding ABC transporter ATP-binding protein is translated as MRPEQSTWTPSPAESEQPRQMRRILKLFRPYRGRLTVVGLLVGASSLVTVATPFLLKETLDVAIPQGRTGLLSLLALGMILSAVVTSIFGVLQTLISTTVGQRVMHDLRTAVYGRLQRMSLAFFTRTRTGEVQSRIANDIGGMQATVTSTATSLVSNLTSVVATIIAMIALDWRLTVVSLLLLPVFVWISRRVGNERKKIATERQKQMAAMAATVTESLSVSGILLGRTMGRGDSLTRAFEAESDGLVDLEVKSNMAGRWRMSVIGIVMAAMPAVIYWAAGMAVQFGGPSVSLGTLVAFVSLQQGLFRPTVSLLSTGVQIQTSLALFQRIFEYLDLSIDITEPESPVHLDQVKGEIRFEDVEFRYDDKSGPILDGIDITVPAGGSLAVVGPTGSGKSTLSYLVPRLYDVTGGRVTLDGIDVRDLDFDSLARGIGVVSQETYLFHASVADNLRFARPDATDEELRAAARAAQIHDHIASLPDGYDTVVGERGHRFSGGEKQRLAIARTILRDPPVLILDEATSALDTRTEHAVQEAIDALSANRTTLTIAHRLSTIRGADQIVVLDSGHAVERGTHEELLARGGRYAALVRRDAQLEPTR
- the mltG gene encoding endolytic transglycosylase MltG, with product MQKKTPRRSMIRLTRRGRVALVATGAVVAVTAVAVPLLIVGGEEAPRASLVIPEGWRSGQVYRAVDEALALHPGATKKSLAKAHLKLPDVAAGNPEGYLFPATYPVDAEATPESLLRFMVDTAYKRFHRSPITAGAQRNAMDVYQVVTIASIVQAEAATKADMGKVARVIFNRLQQGMPLQMDSTLNYALNRSTLNTTTNDTKLKSPYNSYERMGLPPTPIANPGEQAMRAAINPTPGDWLYFVTVKPGDTRFTASYEEHQRNVAEFNRTNRTSGSSAPTSSG
- a CDS encoding NAD(P)-binding domain-containing protein, with amino-acid sequence MNNTGTQARAVDVVVTGAGQAGLSSAYHLRRTGFEPERDFVVLDHAPRPGGAWQFRWPSLTYGKVHGMHSLPGMELEGADPARPSSEVIAEYFEAYERMFDLRVRRPVEVTAVREGAEGRLLVETSDGMWSARALINATGTWDRPFWPRYPGQETFRGRQLHTAQYPGPEEFAGQRVVVVGGGASGTQHLMEIAPYAAATTWVTRTPPVFREGPFTEDFGRAAVALVEERVRQGLPPKSVVSVTGLPLNDAIRQALADGVLDRKPMFDRITPDGVEWADGHRVAADVILWATGFRAAIDHLAPLRLREPGGGIRVEGTRAAADPRIHLVGYGPSASTVGANRAGRAAVRDIRRLLAGVPAGA